TATGGGGTTGAAGAGATAAAAGCAGAAGCTGCTAAATGGACTCCAGAGGTTGTAGAAGATGTTACAGGTGTTAGTGCTGCTCAACTTGAGAAAATCACAAGAATGCTAGCTACTATTAAGCCTGCCACGCTATTTTGGGCTTTAGGTATTACTCAGCATTCAGTAGGTAGTTCAAATACAAGAATTTTAGCTATTTTGCAACTTGTTCTTGGAAATATAGGTAAACCAGGTGCGGGAACAAATATCATCAGAGGTCATGATAATGTTCAAGGTGCTACTGATATGGGATGTTTAGCTGATACTTTGCCAGCTTATTATGGTTTAACAGATGATGCGTGGAATCATTTCTCAAATGTATGGAATGTTGAAAGAGATTATTTAAATTCAAGATTTTATTCTAAAGAATGGATGCATGAAAAAGGCTTTTCACTAGCAAAATGGTGGCAAGGTGTTTTACATGAAGAAAAAACTTATTCAAATTCACCTATTCGTGTTCTTTGGGTTCAAGGAACAGGTATCACATCAATGGCACATACGGTAAAAATTCAAGAAGCACTAAAAAAACTTGATATGATTGTAATTGCTGAGCCGTTTGTAAATGAAGTAGCGGTTTTAGCAGATCGCCCTGATGGCATTTATATCATACCTGCATGTACTCAATTTGAAACAGAAGGTTATGTAACCGCAACCAACCGTGCAATGCAATGGCGTTCTCAAGTAATAAAACCAATTTATGAAAGCAAAGAAGATCAAGAGATTATGTTTGCTTTTGCTAAGAAATTTGGTTTTTATAAAGAATATACTCGCGGTATGAAAATGGAATTAAAAGATCATAAGCTTATACAAACAAGAGATGATAATGATGATAATTTCATATGGCCTGATGATGCTACAAGAGAAATGAGTAATGGACTTTTAAGTATAGGTTTAAGAGGAATTTCTGCTGAGCGTTTAAGAAAACATCAGCAAAATTGGGAGCATTTTGATCCAGATACTCAAAGAGGCTTAGGTGGTGAAGTAAAAGGCGAATATTATGGTTTACCTTGGCCATGTTGGGATGAAAAACACCCGGGAACTTCTATTATGTGGAATACAGATATTCCTTATGAAGAAGGTGGTATGGGCTTTAGAAATCGTTTTGGTTTAGAACATGATGGACATTCTCAATTGGCAGATGATAGCTTTACTCCAAAAGGTTGTAAAGTTAAGGGTGGATATCCACAAATTACCAAAGCAAATATAGAAAAAGTCTTTAATATCAAGTTAAGTGATAGTGAAAAAGAACTAATGGGTGCTAGTTGGAGCACTGATATTTCAGGTATTATCTTGGAAAAATGTAGAGAAAAAAGTGCATGTTGTTTAGGAAATGCTAGAGCTAGAATGAAAGTTTGGGAATTTGCTGATCCTATTCCATTGCATAGAGAACCTTTACATTCTCCGCGTTGGGATTTGGTTAAAAAATACCCTACTTGGGGAGATCAAGAGAAAAACTTTAGGGTTGAAAGTAAATTTATTAGCGAACAACAAAAGACAGATTGGAGCAAAGAATTCCCAACTATTATTTCAAGTATGCGTTTAGTTAATTTAAGTGGTGCAGGTATGCTTGAGCGAACTAGTAAATATCTTGCAGCAATCACACCTGAGATGTTTGCTAATGTCCATCCTGAGCTTGCTTTAAAATATGGTATAAATGATGGGGATATGATGTGGATTCACTCTCCTCAAGGAACTAAAATCAAAGTAAAATGCGTGCATAATCATTCTGTTACACCAGATAGAATTTGCTTGCCTTATAACTTTGCAGGTATTATGCAAGGAGTGGATTTAAGTTATAATTACCCAGAAGGAACTAAACCTTATACTATAGGGGAAAGTTCTAATACGGTTACCAATTATGGTTTTGATATAAATACGCAAATTTCTGAATTTAATGCAGGACTTTGCAGACTTGAAAAGGCTTAAGGGGTAAGTTATGGCTAGAATGAAATTTTATGTAGATAATAATCGCTGCATTTCTTGCTTTGCTTGTCAAGTAGCTTGTTCAAGTGCACATGAAGTGCCAGTGGGGATTAATAGAAGAAAAGTTATCACTTTAAATGAAGGTATAGAAGGCAAAGAGTTTTCAACAACTCTTGCTTGTCAGCACTGCACTGATGCTCCATGTGAGCAAGTTTGTCCTGTAAAATGCTTTTATATAAGAGCTGATGGTATAGTTTTACATGATAAAAAAACATGCATAGGTTGTGGGTATTGTCTTTATGCATGTCCATTTGGTGCCCCACAATTTCCAAGAGATGGAGCATTTGGTATTAAAGGTGAAATGGATAAATGTACTATGTGTGCAGGTGGTCCTGAGCCTACTAATTCTCATGAGGAAAGAGAGCTTTATGGGCAAAATCGTATCGCAGAAGGTAAAGTGCCTATGTGTGCTGCAGTTTGCTCTACAAATGCACTTTTAGTTGGTGATGCAGCTGAAGTTAGTGCAATGTATAGAAAAAGAGTTTTGCTTAAAGGCCAAAATTTAGGACTTGATGCAAAATAATTTAAAGGGTGTTAATACACCCTTTTTTATTTAATATTTTTTTAGGGTTAATATATGCAAGAACTTATTTTAGAAATTCAAAAAAATCTTGATGAAAATAATAAGCTCCCATGCAAAAAAGCACTAGATTTATTAAAAAAATACTCCAAAGATGAATTTCAAAAAGTTATAAACGAGTTAGGAATAAAAATTTCAGATTGTGAATTAGGGCAATTTGGAAAGTTAAATAAAAATATTGCAAAAAGTGAAATTTTAGAAAAAATAGAAACAAAATTAGATCAAAAACGCTATATAGCATGTAAAGATGCTTTAGAATTTATGGATAATTTTAATGCAGCTGATATTAGAGCGACTTTAAGAGCTTATAAAATAGAAGTTAAACATTGTGAACTTGGGTGTTTTAAAGAAAAAAAAGGTAAAAAATTTAATATTAAAAATAAAATTTGGATAGAAAATCCTGATGGAAAATTACTTTTTGGTAAAGGTAAAACAGATATTTTAGAACTGATTGGAGAATGTGGAAGCATATCTCAAGCAGCTAAAATATTAGGAATAAATTACAAAAAAGCATGGCTTTATATACAAGATTTAGAAGAAAATATGAAAGAAGAGCTAATTATTGCTAAAAAAGGAAGAGGAAGTGATGCTGGTAGTAAGCTTACACCAAGAGCTTATGAATTAATCCATAATTTTAAAATTTTACAGCAAGATGTAGAAGAATACACCAATAAACGCTTTAAAGAATTATTTTTTAAAAAAAGTCAAGAAAAAGATAAGACTTAATTTTCTTACAAGTTATAAAAATATATCATTAACTAAAAAAGGTTAAAAATGAAAATTGATTGTAGAGATTTAGCTTGTCCGCGTCCTGTGATAGAAGCTAAAAAAGCTTTGGAAAATTTAAAACAAAACGAAAATTTAGAAATTCTTTTGAATTCTCAAGCTTCAAAAGAAAATGTTATAAGATTTTTAAAATCTTTAAATTTAGATTTTAATATTAAAGAAATAGAGGATGAAAGTATTATTAGCATTGTTAAAAATTTTAATTTAGAGCAAAACCAAGAACAAAATTTATTAGAATATAATGTTTTATTTTTAAAAAGTGATAAAGTAGGTGAAGGTGATTTAGGAAAAAATTTAATGCTAGGTTTTTTAAAGACATTAAAAGAACTACCTAATAAGCCTAAAAAAATTCTTTGTGTTAATGATAGTGTTTTGATAAATACTAATAGCTCGCATATGGCTTTTGAAGCTATGAAAGAGCTTGAAAATTTGGGTGTTGAAATTTATAGTTGTGGGGCGTGTTTGGATTTTTTTGGTAAAACCAATGAGCTTAAAATAGGTAAAATAGGCAATGCCTATGAAATTTTAAATGAACTTTTTGGAAAGGCAAAGATAATTTCTTTATGATTTATAAAAATCAAAAATTGACTCAATTCGTAAAAACTGCAGGTTGAGCTGCCAAATTAGACTCGTTGAGTCTTGACAAAATACTTGGTATATTAAAGCCTCATCCAAATGTTTTAAGCGGTATTAATAATAATGAAGATGCAAGTGTTTATAAAATAAATGAAGATTTAGCTTTGGTTCAAACACTTGATTTTATCACCCCAGTAGTAGATAGTGCGTATTATTTTGGTGCTATTGCTGCTGCAAATGCTTTAAGTGATATTTTTGCTATGGGTGCTGAGGCTATTAATGCATTAAATATAGTAGGTTTTGATACATGCCATTTTACAAATGAAATTTTACTTGAAGTTTTAGAAGGAGCAAGGACTAAGATTGAAGAAGCAGGAGCTATTTTAGTTGGTGGGCACACTATAGAAAATAATGAATTTATTTTTGGACTTAGTGTAACAGGCATGGTGCATCCAAAAAAATTTATAGCTAATAATAGTGCAAAAGAAGGTGATGTGATATTGCTAACAAAACCTATAGGAAGTGGAATTCTTAGCACTGCTATAAAAGCAAATTTTTTGGAAGAAAATCAAATTATTAAAGCTTGTGAGCAAATGAGTTTTTTAAATGTTTATGCAAGTCGTGTATTAAGCAAATTTAAATCATTAAACGCTTTAAGTGATGTTACGGGATTTGGTGTTTTGGGACATTTAAAGGAAATGTTAAATGATAATATAGCTATTAAAGTGTATAGAAATGAAATTCCGCTAATGGATGGAGTTTTATCTATGGCTAATATGGGGATTATTCCAGCAGGTGCTTATACAAATAAAGAGGCTTTAAAAGCTTGGGTTGAAATTTCTAAAGAATGTGAAGATGATATAATTTATTTTGATCCTCAAACTTCAGGTGGTCTTTTGGCTGCTATGAGTGAAAAAGAAGCAAGACAAGCCATTAAAATCCTACAAGATCATAATATCGAAGCCAAAATTATTGCTGAGTGTGTAAAAAATACTCGTAATTATTTATTATTATGCTAATTTTTTATTTATAATAAGCCATTTTGTTTATATTTGTTACTTTTTTACATAAAAAATTAAATTATAAATAAATAATAATTGATTTTTCTTGCAATTTTTGTATCATAAAAACATATTATCTATCAAGGTGGAGGAAAAAATGATACAAAAAGCTTTGCTTTTAGCAGAAGAGTTACAAAGAAAAATAGAAAGTAACATTTCTCAAAGTGAAAAAGAATTTCATGCAAAAATGCAAAAACTTTTAAACAATCCAGAAAATAAAGTGATGTTAATTGAGTTATTAGATCGTTCTTTTAGATGTAAGGACAAAAGTGCGAGTTTTGAGCTTATAGAGCATACTTTAAATAAATATGGTATAGCAGATTTTTTCAGTGCTTTTGAAAAATTCTTGTTGTTTTCGTTCTTAAATTTTGGAAAATTTGCCCCAAAATTAAGTGTGCCATTTTTCATCAAACATTTAAGAGAAGATACAAAAGCTATGGTTTTAGATGCAAATCCTAGCGTTTTAGAGCCTCATATGCGTAAAAGAAAAGATGAGGATAAAATCACTTTAAATGTAAATTTAATCGGAGAGGAAGTTTTAGGCGAGGCTGAAAGTGCTTATAGAATGCGAAAGTATGAAGAAGCTTTAAAAACAAGCTATATTACTTATATTTCTATAAAAATTACTACAATTTTTTCCCAAATTAATATTATTGATTTTGAATACTCTAAAGATGAGGTGGTAAAAAGATTAGACAAATTATACGCTCTTGCTTTAGAAGAAGAGAAAAAACAAGGTGTTTCTAAATTTATAAACCTTGATATGGAGGAATTTAGAGACTTAGAATTAACCGTAGAAGCTTTTATGGAGAGTGTTTCTAAATTTGATATTAAAGCAGGTATTGTTTTGCAAGCTTATTTGCCTGATTCTTATGAATATTTGAAAAAACTTTTTGCTTTCTCAAAAGAAAGGGTTTTAAAAGGTATGAAACCTATTAAAATTCGTTTTGTTAAGGGTGCTAATATGGAAAGTGAAGAAACCATAGCTTCACAAAGAGGTTGGGCTTTGCCAACTTTTTATAAAAAAATTGATACAGATAGTAACTATAACAAAATGTTAGATTTTGTTTTAGAAGGGGATAATTATAAATACATCAATGTAGGTATAGCAAGCCATAATTTATTTGAAATTGCTTATGCTTATACTAGAATTTCACAAGCTGGAGCTTTATCATCTTTTACTTTTGAAATGCTTGAAGGTATGAGTTTGCAATGCTCTTATGAGCTTTCTAAGATGCATGATCTTATACTTTATGCACCAGTTTGTGATGAAGCTCATTTTAACAATGCTATTGCTTATTTGGTTAGAAGACTTGATGAAAATACTAGCGAAGATAACTTCATGAGATATTTTTTCAATCTCAAAGTTAATGATAAAAATTGGCAAGCACAAAAAGAATTATTTGTAAAATCTTTAGAAGGGATTAAAACACTTGATAATTCTACTCATAGAACTCAAGATAGAAATAAAGAAGTAAAAGCTATTAGCTCTTATGAAAGTAAAGAATTTAAAAACGAGCCTGATACAGATTTTATTTTAAAAGCCAATAGAGAATGGGCTAAGGGTATAAGAGCTAAATATGAAAATTTAGAAAATTATGATGTATATCCTGTTATTAAAGAAGAAATTAAAGGTGAAAATTTACAAGTTGTAGAAGTAAAAGATAAAATTAAAAATCACACCATAGGAAAAGCACATTTAGCAGGCCAAAAAGAAATCGAGCTTGCTTTAGATGTAGCTAAAAATTCAAATTTTAGTGATTTAAGTCATGATGAAATTTATAAAATTTTAGCCAAAACTGCTCAACTTGTTAGAGAGCGCAGAGGCGATTTAATAGGTATAGCAGCCTTAGAAGTAGGAAAAACTTTCTTAGAAATTGATCCAGAAGTTAGCGAAGCAATAGACTTTTTAGAATTTTACCCGCATTCTTTAGAAAAATTAAAAGAACAAAATCCAAATACTACTTTTAAAGCAAAAGGCATAGGCGTGGTGATTGCACCATGGAATTTTCCAGTAGGAATTTCAGTAGGAACTATAGCAGCGCCTTTAGCAGCAGGAAATAAAGTGATATATAAACCATCATCTTTATCAATGTTAACAGGTTATATGCTTTGTAAATGCTTTTGGGATGCAGGAATTCCAAAAGATGCTTTGATTTTCTTACCTGCTAAAGGAAGTGATATATCAAAATATTTACTTATAGATCAAAGTGTTAAATTCTCAGTTTTAACTGGTGGTGAAGAAACAGCTTATGCAATGCTCAAAGCCAATCCAACCTTGCTTTTAAGTGCTGAAACAGGTGGTAAAAACGCAACTATTGTTTCTAAATTTGCTGATCGTGATAGTGCGATTAAAAATATCATTCATTCAGCATTTTCAAATTCAGGTCAAAAATGCTCAGCTACTTCTTTGCTTGTTTTAGAAGAAGAAGTTTATGAGGATGAGGAATTTAAAAAGACTTTAGTAGATGCAGCAAGTTCTATGGCAGTTGGAAATCCTTTTGTGTTTAAAAATAAATTGGGTGCTTTAGCTGATAAACCCGATGCAAAATTACAAAAAGCTATAAATGAATTAGCGCCTTATGAAAGTTGGGCTTTAAAACCTAAATTTATTGATGATAATCCTTATCTTTTAACTCCAGGTATTAAATACGGCGCTAAAAAAGGTGATTTTACTCATATGAATGAGCTTTTTGCGCCAATTTTAACCGTAATGAAAGCAAAGGATTTAAAAGAAGCTATTGAAATAGTAAATTCTACAGGTTATGGCCTTACAGCAGGATTTGAAAGTTTAGATGAAAGAGAGTGGGAGTATTTTCACACTCATATAGAAGCAGGAAATATATATATTAATAAACCAACAACAGGAGCTATAGTTCTTAGACAGCCTTTTGGTGGTATTAAAAAATCTGCTATTGGTTTTGGTAGAAAGGTTGGAATTTATAATTACATCACGCAATTTATGGATATTGAGCAAAGTGAAGTTGATCAAAATGTTTTAGACAATGAGTTAGTGTCTAAATTAAATGCTTTAAATCTTGACTTAAGCACAAATGATAAAGCAGAATTAGAAGTTATCAAAGCTATGGCAAGAAGCTATGCTTATCATGCTAAAAATGAATTTGCAAGTGCGAAAGATTATGTCAATATTAGAGGTGAGGATAATCTTTTCTCTTATACAAAAGTGAAAAATATTGCCTATAGGGTGCATAAAGATGATAGCTTAAAAGATATTTTGGGTGTAATTTTAGCAGCAAGTGTGCTAAATATTGATCTTTTATTAAGTTATGATGAACATGAAAAAATGGATTTAGTGCAAAAAATAAACCAAAGCATAAGCACTAAAACTTTATTATGTAAAGAAAGTGAAGAAAATTTCCTTGCTAAGATTGCTGATTATGAGAGAATTCGTTATTTTGCACCACAAGATGTAAATGATGCAGTTTTCATAAAAGCAGCAAGTTGTGCAAAAGTTATTGCTAATACTAAGCCATTAATCAATGGTCGTTTTGAGTTGCTTTTATATCACAATGAAAAGGCTTTAAGCATATCTTTCCATCGTTATGGAAATTTAGGTATTCGTGCATTAAATAAATAAAGGAGTGCAAAATGGAGGTAGTTCAAATTAATACCCAAATTGCCATAATGTTTGTGGCGTATTCAGCATTAATGCTTTTTATTGGATTTTATTTTTATAAGCAAAATAAAAATTCAGAAGATTATTTTTTAGGCGGTCGTTCTATGGGTCCTGTGGTTTCTGCACTTAGTGCAGGAGCTTCTGATATGAGCGGTTGGCTTTTAATGGGTTTACCAGGCGCTTTATATGTGAGTGGTTTAGCAGAAAGTTATATCGCAATAGGACTTAGCATAGGAGCGTTTTTAAACTGGGCTTTTGTGGCAAAAAGACTTAGAATTTATACTAGTGTGATTGCAGATTCTATTACAATTCCAGATTATTTTGAAACAAGATTTGATGATGATAAGCATATATTAAGAGTGGTTTGTGCTATTGTTATTTTGATTTTCTTTACTTTTTATGTTTCCTCAGGGCTTGTGGGTGGAGCAAAACTTTTTGAAGCTACTTTTGGCATTGCTTATGATTATGCTTTAACTACAGGAACTGTGATAATCGTTGCTTATACATTTTTGGGTGGATATAAGGCAGTTTGTTGGACGGATTTAATTCAAGGCCTTTTAATGATGAGTGCTTTGATAATAGTTCCTATAGTGATGATTTATCACTTAGGTGGATTTGATGAAGCTATGAATATAGTTAGAGAGATTAAACCAAGCACTTTATCTATGGGAGAAGGATTAAGCTTTTTGGGTATAGTATCAGCGCTTTCTTGGGGGCTTGGTTATTTTGGCCAACCTCATATTTTAGTGCGTTTTATGTCTATAAGATCTACTAAAGATATCCCAACTGCCACTTTTGTAGGAATTTCATGGATGGTTATATCTTTAATTGGTGCTTGTTTGATAGGAATTTTAGGTATAGCTTATGTGAGTAAATTTGAGCTTAGTTTGAATGATCCTGAAAAGATTTTTATCGTAATGTCTCAACTTCTTTTTAATCCTTGGATAGCAGGTATTTTACTTAGTGCTATTTTAGCAGCTATTATGAGTACAGCAAGTTCGCAATTACTTGTTTCAAGCTCAACCATAGCAGAAGATTTTTATAAAAGAATTTTCAATAAAGAAGCTTCAAATAAAATGGTAATGACTTTAGGTAGATTTGGAGTTTTAGCAGTAGCTGTAATAGCTTTTATCATTTCAACAGATAAAAACTCAAGTGTGTTAAGCATAGTAGCTTATGCTTGGGCGGGATTTGGTGCAAGCTTTGGTTCTGTAATGCTTTTTTCATTGTTTTGGTCAAGAATGACAAGATATGCTGCTATTGCAGGTATGATTAGTGGAGCTTTGATGGTAGTAGCTTATAAAAATTTCTTAGGTGCTTGGCTTAACTTCCCAATATATGAAATCATACCAGGCTTTTTAACTGCTTCGGTTGTGATTATTTTGGTAAGTTTAGTGACTAAAGTGCGTCCAGGAACTAAAGCAGCTTATGAAACTATGTTAAAACATCTTTAAAAATAAACCCTAAAGTTTTCAAGCTTTAGGGTTATAAAAATAATCTTTTAAAATTAATAATCTACTTAATCTTACATCAAAACTTTATGCATTTAATTTTTGTTTTAATTAAAAAATATAAGATATAATATCTTTTATGGAAGGTTAGCTTATCTGGTGATGGCCACTGACTTCAAATCAGATGAAAGGGTAGTTGACTACTTTTTGGGGAGTTCGATTCTCTCACCTTCTCGCCAAATTTAAGTCAAAATGGAGTTTTTATGAGTAAAGCAGATATTGTCGTTGGTATCCAATGGGGTGATGAAGGTAAGGGTAAGATAGTTGATAAGCTATGTGAAAATTATGACTATGTTTGCAGGAGTGCAGGCGGACATAATGCAGGTCACACTATATGGGTTGATGGTATAAGATATGCTTTACATTTAATGCCATCTGGTGTTTTAAATAAGCAATGTATTAATGTTATAGGCAATGGAGTTGTAGTTAATCCTGATGTATTAATTAGCGAAATGGCTCAATTTGAAAACTTAGAAGGAAGATTATTTATAAGCGATAGAGCTCATTTAAATTTAAACCATCATGCTTTGATTGATCAAGCAAGAGAAAGACTTAAAGGCGATAAAGCTATAGGAACAACAGGCAAAGGTATAGGGCCAAGCTATGAAGATAAAATAAGTCGTAATGGACATAGAGTAGGGGAGTTGTTAGAGCCTGAAAAACTTTGTGAAAACTTAATGAAAGATTTTGAACTTAAAAAAACTTATTTTGATGTTTTAGGTATTACAATGCCTAGTTATGATGAAATTTTAAAAGATTTAAAACGCTTTAAAGAAGTACTTGCACCATATATTACAGATACAACAAGAATGCTTTGGAAGGCTTTAGATGAGGATAAAAAAATACTTTTAGAAGGTGCACAAGGTTCTATGCTTGATATTGATCATGGAACTTATCCTTATGTTACTAGCTCAACGACTATTTCAGCTGGGGCTTTAAGTGGTTTGGGTTTAAATCCAAAAGAAATCGGTAAAGTTATAGGCATAGTAAAAGCTTATACAACAAGAGTAGGAAATGGAGCTTTTCCAAGTGAAGACTTAGGAGAAGATGGTGAAAAAATCGGTCTTATTGGTAAAGAAATTGGAGTAAGTACAGGTAGAAAAAGAAGGTGTGGCTGGTTTGATGCAGTTGCTGTAAAATATACTGCAAGATTAAATGGCTTAGATACTTTATCATTAATGAAACTTGATGTATTAGATGGTTTTGAAAATGTAAAAATTTGCAAGGCTTATGAGTATAAAGGAGAAGTGATTGATTATGTGCCTTGTGATTTGGAAAATGCAAAACCTATTTATGAGATAATGGAAGGCTGGGACAAAGTTGCAGGGATTAGGGATTATGATTTATTGCCTGAAAATGCAAAAAAATACATTAAGCGTTTAGAAGAATTAAGCGGGGTTAAAGTAGGTTATATATCTACAAGTCCTGAAAGGGAAGATACTATTATTTTATGAAAAATAAATATTCTTCTGTGATAAAGTTAAGAAAACAACAACTTGATAAAGCAGAGGCTAATTTAACTAAAACAAGACAAAAACTTTTACAATGTGAGCAAGAATTACAAGAAGCTTCTAAGGCTTGTGAAAGTTTAACTTTAGCTGATAAAGGTTCAATAACACTTTTGCGATCTTCTTTGAAATTACAAGAAATTGCAAGAGAAGGTAAGCAAAGGATAAAGCAAAAATTGGATTTAACAAAGAAAGAACTTATGCATTATCAGCATTTATATAAAAAAGCTCATTTGGAATTTGAAAAAATTAAAGCATTGGAAAATGAGGAGTTAAAAAAAATTCGAAAAATTTTACAAAAAGAAGAAGAAAAATTTATAGATGAACTTGCTATAACAAGACATTTTAACAAGGAAAAATGATGAAAAAAATTATATATTTATTAGTTTTTATAGGTATTTTAAATGCACAGCAAAATTGTGAGCAGTATTTTGAAGCAAGAAAAGATCAAATGCAAGATCAAATTAGAGAATATGATGAGGCAAGGCAGAGTTTGGAAGCATATAAAGCATCTTTTGAGGCTTTACAAAAAGAAAAAATGCAAGCTTTGGTTCAAAAAGAAGCAGATATTAATGCAAGTTTAGAACAAATAAAAACTCTTAAAGAGCAAAATGAACGCATATTAGAAGCTACTAGAGAAAACCTTCAAGTAATTAATGATAAAACAATGGGGCGTATTACTGAAATTTATGCTAAGATGAAAGATGTTGCAGTTGCAGGTATATTAAGTGAAATGGATGCAGATGAGGCTTCAAAAATTTTATTGTCTTTAGAACCTAGAAAAATTTCTTCTATTATGGCTAAAATGGATCCAAAGAAAGCTTCCGATTTAACACTTCTTTTGAAAAATTTAGATCAAAATGCAAGTTCGCAATAAGTTTTAAGCAGTTTTTACCTTTTTTTTAGTATTATTTCAATAAAAATAAAAAGGTGGATAAATGCGTATTAAACCAGCTCATATACCTTACATAGCAAATAAAATAATACTTGATTTAATGCACTCTTCTTTTGTTAAGATTAAAGATGATAGCCAAAAACTCATAAAAACTGCAAAAGAGATTATCGAAATAGATGTATTAAATGAGCGTAAACTTGATGAAAAAGCAAAGGAGCTTTTAGAAAGTCAAGAGGATGAAATTGAATTCATGCAAATAGATAGAAAAAGTATGTTTTGGATGATAAAGAAAAAATTAGCCAGTGAATTTAAATTCATCTTAGATAGCGAAGATAGATATAACAATCTTTCGCATAAAATTTTAGAACATTTAATTGATGAGGATTTGATAAATTATAATGTATCAGAAAATCGTGTAAAAAATTTAATTTTTTCAAGCATAATATCTTATTTAAAAGAGTATGAAAATTTAGAAGATCTAGTATATGAAAAAATTTCAAATTACAAAAGAAAACTCATACCAGGTTCTGAAGAATATGAATTAGTTTTTGAAAAATTATATCAAGAAGAGTTAAGAAAAAAGGGACTTTTATGAAAGCTTATATTTATCTAGAAAATGATGTCTTTTTAAGCGCTAAGGCTTTTGGTGCGGAAGGAACTTTTTTTGGAGAGCTTGTTTTTAATACTTCTTTAACCGGCTATCAAGAAATCATTTCAGATCCTTCTTATGCAGGACAATTTGTGGTTTTTTCTATGCCAGAAATAGGCGTAGTTGGGGTTAATGATGAGGATAATGAAAGTAAAGAAGTTTTTGCCAGTGGTATGATTATAAGACAATTGAATGAAGATTATTCCAATTTTAGGGCAAAAGATTCTTTAAGTGCTTATCTTAAAAAACATAAAAAGATAGGTCTTTGTGAAGT
The genomic region above belongs to Campylobacter peloridis LMG 23910 and contains:
- a CDS encoding formate dehydrogenase subunit alpha, whose product is MALARRNFLKLAGIAGLGSAAFGSENKAIRAASAQEVANPYPDSKIVRTICSICSAGCGIKAEVQDGVWVRQENAIEHPISQGSHCCKGIDQIDLTKSKQRIKYPMKKENGKWVRLTWEQAINEIGDKMLEIRKENGPDSVMFLGSAKFNNQQAYYFRKFAAFWGTNNIDHVARIUHSATVAGVANTWGYGAMTNHFGDVTKHSKMMIIFGANTAVANPIGFKHLLQAKDRNNAKLVVVDPVFTKTAVHADEFVRIRPGTDIALVYGMLHLIFKNGWEDKELIKTRTYGVEEIKAEAAKWTPEVVEDVTGVSAAQLEKITRMLATIKPATLFWALGITQHSVGSSNTRILAILQLVLGNIGKPGAGTNIIRGHDNVQGATDMGCLADTLPAYYGLTDDAWNHFSNVWNVERDYLNSRFYSKEWMHEKGFSLAKWWQGVLHEEKTYSNSPIRVLWVQGTGITSMAHTVKIQEALKKLDMIVIAEPFVNEVAVLADRPDGIYIIPACTQFETEGYVTATNRAMQWRSQVIKPIYESKEDQEIMFAFAKKFGFYKEYTRGMKMELKDHKLIQTRDDNDDNFIWPDDATREMSNGLLSIGLRGISAERLRKHQQNWEHFDPDTQRGLGGEVKGEYYGLPWPCWDEKHPGTSIMWNTDIPYEEGGMGFRNRFGLEHDGHSQLADDSFTPKGCKVKGGYPQITKANIEKVFNIKLSDSEKELMGASWSTDISGIILEKCREKSACCLGNARARMKVWEFADPIPLHREPLHSPRWDLVKKYPTWGDQEKNFRVESKFISEQQKTDWSKEFPTIISSMRLVNLSGAGMLERTSKYLAAITPEMFANVHPELALKYGINDGDMMWIHSPQGTKIKVKCVHNHSVTPDRICLPYNFAGIMQGVDLSYNYPEGTKPYTIGESSNTVTNYGFDINTQISEFNAGLCRLEKA
- the fdh3B gene encoding formate dehydrogenase FDH3 subunit beta: MARMKFYVDNNRCISCFACQVACSSAHEVPVGINRRKVITLNEGIEGKEFSTTLACQHCTDAPCEQVCPVKCFYIRADGIVLHDKKTCIGCGYCLYACPFGAPQFPRDGAFGIKGEMDKCTMCAGGPEPTNSHEERELYGQNRIAEGKVPMCAAVCSTNALLVGDAAEVSAMYRKRVLLKGQNLGLDAK
- a CDS encoding ModE repressor domain protein, yielding MQELILEIQKNLDENNKLPCKKALDLLKKYSKDEFQKVINELGIKISDCELGQFGKLNKNIAKSEILEKIETKLDQKRYIACKDALEFMDNFNAADIRATLRAYKIEVKHCELGCFKEKKGKKFNIKNKIWIENPDGKLLFGKGKTDILELIGECGSISQAAKILGINYKKAWLYIQDLEENMKEELIIAKKGRGSDAGSKLTPRAYELIHNFKILQQDVEEYTNKRFKELFFKKSQEKDKT
- the yedF gene encoding sulfurtransferase-like selenium metabolism protein YedF yields the protein MKIDCRDLACPRPVIEAKKALENLKQNENLEILLNSQASKENVIRFLKSLNLDFNIKEIEDESIISIVKNFNLEQNQEQNLLEYNVLFLKSDKVGEGDLGKNLMLGFLKTLKELPNKPKKILCVNDSVLINTNSSHMAFEAMKELENLGVEIYSCGACLDFFGKTNELKIGKIGNAYEILNELFGKAKIISL
- the selD gene encoding selenide, water dikinase SelD, which encodes MIYKNQKLTQFVKTAGUAAKLDSLSLDKILGILKPHPNVLSGINNNEDASVYKINEDLALVQTLDFITPVVDSAYYFGAIAAANALSDIFAMGAEAINALNIVGFDTCHFTNEILLEVLEGARTKIEEAGAILVGGHTIENNEFIFGLSVTGMVHPKKFIANNSAKEGDVILLTKPIGSGILSTAIKANFLEENQIIKACEQMSFLNVYASRVLSKFKSLNALSDVTGFGVLGHLKEMLNDNIAIKVYRNEIPLMDGVLSMANMGIIPAGAYTNKEALKAWVEISKECEDDIIYFDPQTSGGLLAAMSEKEARQAIKILQDHNIEAKIIAECVKNTRNYLLLC